The Vicinamibacterales bacterium sequence GGCACCACCACCCTGCACTTCACGCCCAAGACCGTGAAGCCGAATCTCCCGGCGGCCGGCAGCCAGGACTGGCCCATGGGCGATCGGATCGCCGCGGGGTTCCCGGCCGAACTCGACGAGGCCAAGATCAAGGCGGCGGTCGACGCGGCGTTCGGAACACCCGAGGCGGAGACCACGGCGTTCGTCGTGACGTGGAAGGGTCGGCTCATCGGCGAGCGCTACGGCGAGGGCATCACCATGACCACGCCGCTCGAGAGCTGGTCGATGGGCAAGAGCGTCACGGCGACCATCATGGGGACGCTCATCGACAAGGGCGTCTACACGCTCGACCAGCCGGCGCCCATTCCGGAATGGCAGGGCGAGGGCGACCCGCGCAAGGAGATCCGCATCCAGGACATCCTGCACATGTCCAGCGGCATCCGGATCAAGGCGCCGAACGATCCCGACTTCGATCCCAACGGGACCTACCCGGATCACCTGTACCTCTACACGGGCGGCGTGGACTCGTTCAAATACGCCGCGACCCGGCCGCAGCAGTGGAAGCCCAACACGGTGGGCCGCTACCGGAACACCGATCCGGTGCTGACGAACTACCTGAACCGGCTCGGCATCGAGAAACTGAAGCTCGACTACCTCTCCTACCCGCAGCGCCAGCTTTGGGACAAGATCGGCGTGCGCTCGATGGTCATGGAGACCGATCCCTACGGCAACTTCCTCACGCAGGGGTACGAGCTGATGTCGGGCCGCGACTGGGCGCGCCTCGGCAACCTCTACCTGAACGACGGCGTCGCCCCGGGCGGCGAGCGCGTGCTGCCCGAGGGCTACGCGAAGTTCGTGAGCACGCTGGCCCCGGCCTGGCTGGCCGACGAGCGGCCGATCTACGGAGGATTCTTCTGGATCAACGGCGACGGCGCGCGGCCGATTCCGAAGGAGTCCTACTCGATGCAGGGCGCCGGCGGGCAGTCCGTGTGGATCATCCCTTCGCACGACCTCGTCGTCGTGCGCATCGGCAACTACAAGGGCCAGCGTCAGGCCGGGCCCACGCTGGACAAGGCGCTGTCGATGCTGATGGAGGCCGTCCCCGAGCACTGAGCCGGCCCTCACCCGCCGGGCCGGCCGCCGGCCTGGCGGAACGGCCGTGGACACGCGGCCGGGAGCGCAGCCTCCCGGACCGCGGCACGGCCGCTATTCGATCCGCAGCGCCTCGAGCGGATCCACGCGGGTGGCCCGCATCGCCGGCACCAGGCTCGCGACGAACGCCACCAGCGCGAGCACGAGCGGCAGCGACAGGAACGTGAGCGGGTCGGTCGCGCTCACGCCGAACAGGAGCCCCTGGAGCGTCCGCGTGAAGACGAGCGCCGCGCCCAGGCCCACGACGAGGCCGGCGGCGACGGGCTTCAGCGCGTCCACGAGCACCAGCCGCAGGATCTCCCGCGTGGTGGCGCCCAGCGCGACACGGATGCCGATCTCGTTGGCACGCTGCGCGACGGCGTACGACACCGTGCCGTAGATGCCGGCCAGGGCCAGGACGAGCGCGATCAGGGCGAACACCGCCAGGACGGACACGTTGAACCGGCGCTGCGTCAACGACGCGCCGACGTCGGCGTCCAGCGTCCGGGCCTGCGAGACGGGCAGCGAGGCATCCAGCGCCTGGAGCGCCGCGCGAAGCGGCGCCGCCAGCCCCGACGGCGACCCGGCGGTGCGGACGATCACGTACTGCGCCGACCGTGCCGCGCCGGTGTGTACGCCGTAGGCCATCGGGCCCGGGGCTTCGTCCGCGCGGTCGTGGCGCACGTCGGCGACGACGCCGACGATCTCCGACCAGATCGGCTGCCCGCGCTCGTCGGAGTCGAAGCTGAAGCGGCGGCCGATGGGATCGAGTCCCTCGAATTCGCGCCGGGCCATGGCCTGGCTGATCACGATCACCCGTGCCTGATCCACGGCATCGGCCTCGGTGAACTCGCGGCCGCGGACGACGGGGATTCCCAGCGTCGCGAAGTAGCCGGGCGAGACGTCGAGCCAGCGCGCCAGCGGCTGCTGGTTCAGGGGCACCTCGGGCTTGCCCTCGACGTTGAACGCGATGACGGTCCGGCCACCGCTCATCGGAAGCGAGGTCGTCAGCGCGGCCGCCTCCACGCCCGGGAGGGCCCGCGCGCCGGCCAGCACCCGATCCCAGTAGGCGACGAGCTGGCCGGACGACCGGTAGTTCTCGCCCGTGGGCGCCACCTGCACGGTGAGGATGCGGTCGGTGGTGAAGCCGAGCGGCACGTCCACGAGCGTCATGAGGCTCCGGAACAGCAGGCCCGCGCCCACCAGCAGCACGAGCGAGAGCGACACCTCGGCCAGCACCAGGCCGGCCCGGGCGAAGCGGCGGTGGCCGTCGCCGGTCGTCCCCCGGGCGCTCTCTTTCAGCGCGGACTGCAGGTCGGGCTGCGAGGCCTGCCACGCCGG is a genomic window containing:
- a CDS encoding serine hydrolase; the protein is GTTTLHFTPKTVKPNLPAAGSQDWPMGDRIAAGFPAELDEAKIKAAVDAAFGTPEAETTAFVVTWKGRLIGERYGEGITMTTPLESWSMGKSVTATIMGTLIDKGVYTLDQPAPIPEWQGEGDPRKEIRIQDILHMSSGIRIKAPNDPDFDPNGTYPDHLYLYTGGVDSFKYAATRPQQWKPNTVGRYRNTDPVLTNYLNRLGIEKLKLDYLSYPQRQLWDKIGVRSMVMETDPYGNFLTQGYELMSGRDWARLGNLYLNDGVAPGGERVLPEGYAKFVSTLAPAWLADERPIYGGFFWINGDGARPIPKESYSMQGAGGQSVWIIPSHDLVVVRIGNYKGQRQAGPTLDKALSMLMEAVPEH
- a CDS encoding ABC transporter permease, giving the protein MDRLLQDLRHAVRVLLKTPGFSLVVVFTLAVGIGANTAMFSIVNGVLLSGLPFPDPSRLVDVNEVERRDRGPGAIAPATFVDWQQTATSFDALSAYWRRTFNVTLAAGEPERLSGAVTSSTFFDVLGVPTVLGRSFTRADAEPGQGQSVVVSFGFWQRRFAGSPDAIGQAVRLDGTPHTVIGVMPATVNFPQGAELWIPAAYDVPSPGPPDPRAIRDMHFLRAIGRLTAGTAIDTANAELATISDRLAAAYPAESANFIGVARPLQDQLVRSARTPLLVLLGAVGCVLLIVVANVANLLMARATARTRELAIRAAVGAHRRMIVRQLLTESVLLALVGGGLGVLVAFWSVDAILALDPGDVPRVAPIGVDGAALAFALVLSVATGILFGLVPAWQASQPDLQSALKESARGTTGDGHRRFARAGLVLAEVSLSLVLLVGAGLLFRSLMTLVDVPLGFTTDRILTVQVAPTGENYRSSGQLVAYWDRVLAGARALPGVEAAALTTSLPMSGGRTVIAFNVEGKPEVPLNQQPLARWLDVSPGYFATLGIPVVRGREFTEADAVDQARVIVISQAMARREFEGLDPIGRRFSFDSDERGQPIWSEIVGVVADVRHDRADEAPGPMAYGVHTGAARSAQYVIVRTAGSPSGLAAPLRAALQALDASLPVSQARTLDADVGASLTQRRFNVSVLAVFALIALVLALAGIYGTVSYAVAQRANEIGIRVALGATTREILRLVLVDALKPVAAGLVVGLGAALVFTRTLQGLLFGVSATDPLTFLSLPLVLALVAFVASLVPAMRATRVDPLEALRIE